A stretch of Desulfurivibrio alkaliphilus AHT 2 DNA encodes these proteins:
- a CDS encoding beta-ketoacyl synthase N-terminal-like domain-containing protein, whose translation MPGNSVTKPDYRYALAVTPPEEVLALLGEIPGRWGRMPPLSRVLVVETGRVLAAAGLLAGGRRLSDRGLKVGLVGATFTGCLSTDLDFAATLEGGFHLASPALFGYTLPNIALSEAASHYGLVGPVYAIFPGRAPAMAAAIAEAERWLVCRPELDLMLAGTYDALPPRPQGAVASSAGADEPAAISLTLTVVSG comes from the coding sequence ATGCCCGGCAATTCCGTTACCAAGCCTGATTACCGTTATGCCCTGGCCGTCACCCCCCCGGAGGAGGTGCTGGCCCTGCTGGGGGAAATCCCCGGGCGCTGGGGGCGGATGCCGCCCTTAAGCCGGGTGCTGGTGGTGGAAACCGGCCGGGTGCTGGCTGCGGCCGGGCTGCTGGCCGGCGGGCGTCGCCTGTCGGACCGGGGGCTCAAGGTGGGCCTGGTCGGGGCCACCTTTACCGGTTGCCTGAGCACCGACCTGGACTTTGCCGCCACTCTGGAGGGCGGCTTCCATTTGGCCAGCCCGGCGCTCTTTGGTTATACCCTGCCCAATATCGCCTTGTCGGAGGCTGCCAGCCATTACGGTCTGGTGGGGCCGGTATATGCGATCTTCCCCGGCCGGGCGCCGGCGATGGCCGCCGCCATTGCCGAGGCCGAGCGGTGGCTGGTCTGTCGGCCCGAGTTGGACCTGATGCTGGCCGGCACCTATGATGCTCTGCCGCCGCGCCCTCAAGGGGCGGTGGCGTCTTCGGCAGGGGCGGATGAACCCGCCGCCATTTCCCTAACCCTTACCGTTGTGAGTGGATGA
- a CDS encoding acyloxyacyl hydrolase: MLAAILLAILLLGGPSPAAADELKAEPAGPWSWLFGYGTSHPGWGETVTRVESLDLVTRYERVVRPEIGTSWYRLRHSLLLELPVHLLTNYDLAPMVGINFLAGWTMTGWLETVQPYFFAGGGPLYVATDIEGMGTRLNGNYQFGIGLRRPLEGSRYLKMEYRFHHISNGGRRKPNEPLNSSKLLVGFTF; encoded by the coding sequence ATGCTGGCCGCTATTTTGCTCGCCATTTTGCTTCTGGGAGGACCGTCGCCAGCGGCGGCCGATGAACTGAAGGCAGAGCCGGCCGGTCCCTGGTCGTGGCTGTTCGGTTACGGGACCAGCCATCCCGGTTGGGGAGAAACCGTCACCCGGGTGGAGAGCCTGGACCTGGTGACGCGCTACGAAAGGGTGGTGCGGCCGGAGATCGGGACTTCCTGGTACCGCCTCCGGCACTCGTTGTTGCTGGAATTGCCGGTGCATCTGCTCACCAATTACGACCTGGCGCCCATGGTGGGCATAAATTTTTTGGCCGGCTGGACCATGACCGGGTGGCTGGAAACGGTGCAACCCTACTTTTTTGCCGGCGGCGGTCCGCTTTACGTGGCCACGGATATTGAGGGGATGGGGACCAGGCTCAACGGCAACTATCAGTTCGGGATCGGTTTGCGCCGCCCCCTGGAGGGTAGCCGTTACCTGAAAATGGAATACCGCTTCCACCACATCTCCAACGGTGGGCGCCGGAAACCCAACGAGCCCCTGAACTCCAGCAAGTTGCTGGTGGGCTTCACCTTTTAA
- a CDS encoding radical SAM/SPASM domain-containing protein, whose amino-acid sequence MSCLSEYWGQEFTPQEIADTRARNGLLSLELELSLACNIRCIYCYAGSGLPLADELSLAEIKQVIDQAAELGARKIIVLGGGEPLLYPEIFTVIDYIRGKGLQADIFTNGTLITPEIARRLQERQVAVVVKRNSLQPEVQDLLAGRPGTFAAIEQGLAALQEVGYPADDLLLGVQTIVCRHNYAELPDIWRWARCRGIIPYVEMMTLQGRAVEHPELEVSGPEIRSLFEQLAGIDREEFGFNWSPRPPLAASQCSRHEYSCTVTSLGDVNPCPGVNVGVGNIRQQPLAEILAGSRVIRELRDIRHTIKGKCSGCDHNTTCYGCRGHAYQVTGDYLAEDPLCWLESKG is encoded by the coding sequence ATGTCATGTTTAAGTGAGTACTGGGGGCAGGAGTTCACCCCTCAGGAGATTGCCGATACCAGGGCGAGAAACGGTTTGCTTTCCCTGGAGCTGGAGCTGTCGCTGGCCTGTAATATCCGCTGCATATATTGCTATGCCGGTTCCGGGTTGCCGCTGGCCGATGAGTTGTCTCTGGCGGAAATAAAGCAGGTCATCGACCAGGCGGCGGAGCTGGGAGCCCGCAAGATCATCGTCCTGGGCGGAGGGGAGCCGCTGCTCTACCCGGAGATCTTTACGGTGATCGACTATATCCGCGGCAAGGGCCTGCAGGCGGATATCTTCACCAACGGTACCCTGATTACCCCGGAAATTGCTCGCCGCCTGCAAGAGCGCCAAGTGGCGGTGGTGGTAAAGAGAAACAGCCTGCAGCCCGAGGTGCAGGATCTGCTGGCCGGTCGACCGGGAACCTTCGCCGCCATTGAACAGGGGTTGGCGGCCCTGCAGGAAGTCGGTTATCCCGCCGACGATCTGCTGCTGGGGGTGCAGACCATCGTCTGTCGCCATAACTATGCCGAGCTGCCCGATATCTGGCGCTGGGCGCGGTGCCGGGGCATTATTCCCTACGTGGAGATGATGACTCTGCAAGGCCGGGCGGTAGAGCACCCCGAGCTGGAGGTCTCCGGCCCCGAGATCAGGAGCCTGTTTGAGCAACTGGCCGGCATCGACCGGGAAGAATTCGGCTTCAACTGGTCGCCCCGGCCGCCGCTGGCCGCTTCCCAGTGTTCGCGGCATGAATATTCCTGCACCGTTACCTCCTTGGGCGACGTCAATCCTTGCCCCGGGGTCAATGTGGGGGTGGGTAATATCCGCCAGCAGCCGTTGGCCGAGATTCTGGCCGGCAGCCGGGTGATTCGAGAGTTACGCGATATTCGCCACACCATCAAAGGCAAATGCTCCGGTTGCGACCACAACACCACCTGTTACGGCTGCCGGGGTCATGCTTATCAGGTGACCGGCGATTACCTGGCCGAGGATCCCCTGTGCTGGCTGGAGAGCAAAGGGTAA
- a CDS encoding phenylacetate--CoA ligase family protein: MQAVTKSLTLEQGLRLRQAPSAERQEVQLPLLRHHLALAQQAPYYRELFAAAGFSPGELATLADLQALPLTARADIDRQPAAFLPASDVPPVDLALTSGTTGRPVTIPYTAHDLERLAYNEMMAFYSAGVRPGHRALLFVTLDRCFIAGLAYYSGLVRLGATAIRGGPGKPQQHWELIDNLRPMVLVGVPSFLLKLARWGKKNGISPARCGVTSLVTIGEPVRRPDMTLTPLGELLQEAWRARLHASYGATEMATAFGECSAGCGGHVHPELMVVEIIGEHGQPVAPGSPGEVVVTPLGVEGFPLVRFRTGDVARLHYEPCACGWQTPRLGPIEGRLAQRLKYKGTTLYPETIFQLLEEVPGVRDFYLEVRASFDLSDEIRVVVGGAEINLEKIRDMLQARLRVIPEVVVRPPAEVRSVIEGGGSRKVKRFFDLR; encoded by the coding sequence ATGCAAGCGGTAACCAAAAGCTTAACCCTGGAACAGGGGCTGCGGCTGCGCCAGGCTCCGTCCGCCGAGCGCCAGGAGGTGCAGCTGCCGCTTCTGCGTCACCACTTGGCCTTGGCGCAACAGGCGCCGTACTACCGGGAGCTGTTTGCCGCGGCCGGCTTTTCCCCCGGGGAACTCGCCACTCTGGCCGATCTGCAGGCCCTGCCCTTGACCGCGCGGGCGGATATCGACCGGCAACCGGCGGCTTTTCTGCCGGCCAGCGATGTGCCGCCGGTGGATCTGGCCCTAACCTCGGGGACCACCGGTCGGCCGGTGACCATCCCCTACACCGCCCACGATCTGGAGCGGCTGGCCTACAACGAGATGATGGCCTTTTACAGCGCCGGGGTGCGGCCCGGCCACCGGGCGTTGCTCTTTGTAACCCTGGACCGCTGTTTCATCGCCGGCCTGGCTTACTACTCGGGTCTGGTGCGGCTGGGGGCCACCGCCATTCGAGGTGGCCCGGGCAAGCCGCAGCAGCATTGGGAACTGATCGACAATCTGAGGCCCATGGTGCTGGTGGGAGTCCCTTCCTTTCTGCTTAAGCTGGCGCGCTGGGGTAAAAAAAACGGGATAAGCCCGGCCAGGTGCGGAGTCACCTCGCTGGTGACCATCGGTGAGCCGGTGCGCCGGCCCGATATGACCCTTACTCCCCTGGGGGAACTGCTGCAGGAGGCCTGGAGGGCGCGGCTGCATGCCTCCTACGGTGCCACCGAGATGGCCACCGCTTTCGGTGAGTGCAGCGCCGGCTGCGGCGGGCATGTGCATCCGGAACTGATGGTGGTGGAAATTATCGGCGAACATGGTCAGCCGGTCGCCCCCGGTTCTCCCGGGGAAGTGGTGGTGACCCCCCTGGGGGTGGAGGGCTTTCCCCTGGTTCGTTTCCGAACCGGCGATGTCGCCCGCCTGCACTATGAACCCTGTGCCTGCGGCTGGCAGACCCCGCGGCTGGGACCCATTGAAGGGCGCCTGGCCCAGCGCTTGAAATACAAGGGCACCACCTTGTATCCCGAAACCATTTTTCAGCTCCTGGAGGAGGTGCCGGGGGTACGGGATTTTTACCTGGAAGTAAGGGCTTCTTTTGATCTTTCCGATGAAATCAGGGTGGTGGTCGGGGGGGCAGAAATCAATTTGGAAAAGATCAGGGATATGTTACAAGCCCGTTTACGGGTGATACCGGAAGTTGTTGTCAGGCCGCCGGCGGAAGTAAGGTCGGTCATTGAAGGAGGAGGGAGCCGTAAGGTGAAGAGATTTTTCGATTTGCGGTAA
- a CDS encoding lysophospholipid acyltransferase family protein, producing MVVSRLEKLWVNLYFWPLFVLVTILFGLALPLIMAGAMVVGEKSPGRTLRLAVRQFGGFLLWLGRPAVRVTLENRAGELPLPAIFVANHNSAMDPYLFGLLPVENAFVTSWPFKMPFYGQIMRRAGYIDSRTGWSEVERQGRLLLGLGSSIIVWPEGHRSRTGRMRRFRKGAFQLAVAAGRPVVPVCILGSGRVLPPGSLLFNPGRIRVVILPPVAWPAPEQGAPTPEELRDAARRSISKALQQGYGE from the coding sequence ATGGTGGTCAGCAGACTTGAGAAGTTATGGGTCAATCTTTATTTCTGGCCGCTGTTTGTCCTGGTTACCATCCTGTTCGGGCTTGCCCTGCCGCTGATTATGGCCGGCGCAATGGTGGTGGGGGAAAAATCCCCCGGGCGGACTTTGCGCCTTGCCGTCCGCCAGTTCGGCGGGTTTCTGCTTTGGCTGGGCCGGCCGGCCGTTCGGGTTACCCTGGAAAACCGGGCCGGGGAGTTGCCTTTGCCGGCAATTTTTGTGGCCAATCACAACTCGGCCATGGATCCTTATCTCTTTGGCCTGTTGCCGGTGGAGAACGCCTTTGTTACCAGCTGGCCGTTTAAAATGCCTTTTTACGGCCAAATCATGCGAAGAGCCGGCTATATTGACTCCCGCACCGGCTGGTCCGAGGTGGAAAGGCAAGGGCGACTGCTACTGGGGCTCGGCAGCTCGATCATCGTCTGGCCGGAGGGGCACCGCTCCCGGACCGGCCGGATGAGGCGTTTTCGGAAAGGGGCTTTTCAACTGGCCGTGGCCGCCGGCCGCCCGGTGGTGCCGGTTTGTATTTTGGGCTCGGGGCGGGTGCTGCCGCCGGGCAGCCTCCTGTTCAACCCCGGCCGGATCAGGGTGGTCATTCTGCCACCGGTGGCCTGGCCGGCACCGGAGCAGGGAGCGCCCACCCCGGAGGAGTTGCGGGACGCCGCCCGCCGGTCGATCAGCAAGGCTTTGCAGCAAGGCTACGGTGAATAA
- a CDS encoding acyl carrier protein, which produces MMTDDELRRKVVETLAEEFELDPEAMKPEATLFDDLGLDSLDAVDMVVVLEKTFGMKLTDKESLQAVRTMNDLFELLIRLKGVHGGQQT; this is translated from the coding sequence ATGATGACCGATGACGAGTTGCGCCGCAAGGTAGTAGAGACCCTGGCTGAAGAGTTTGAGCTGGACCCGGAAGCGATGAAGCCCGAGGCAACCCTGTTTGACGATTTGGGGCTGGATAGCCTGGATGCGGTCGACATGGTGGTGGTCCTGGAAAAAACCTTTGGCATGAAGCTGACCGACAAAGAAAGTTTGCAGGCGGTACGTACCATGAACGACCTTTTTGAACTCCTGATCAGGTTGAAAGGGGTCCATGGTGGTCAGCAGACTTGA
- a CDS encoding beta-ketoacyl-[acyl-carrier-protein] synthase family protein has protein sequence MSLNRVVITGCGAVSPYGQGAEALVEGVWASRSTVQAMPQWGRIEGLNSLLAAPVPELSVKEVLSRNLRRTMGPMAVYAALAAREAVAQAALSEEFLASGEVGVAVGSTTGSPSAYEDFYRRYLPDEAIDGIKSGEFFKIMGHSCAANICLTLGIRGEQWAPVSACASACQAIGLGYLLVKSGRQQAVLCGGADEVHPSVTGVFDVVRAASQSNAEPASAPRPFDRDRDGVVCGGGSGILVLENYQAARARGAEILGEITGFGNVSDSEHIANPHEDAMAGAMRKALAEAGLDGSRVDYVNAHATGTLQGDRAEARAIGMVVGPEAAVSSCKGHIGHTLGAAAALESILVLEMLRRQEIVPTLNLANPDPACAVVDLIDKLEKRNLKTVLKNNFALGGVNSALVIGRFES, from the coding sequence GTGTCGCTAAACAGAGTGGTCATTACCGGTTGCGGCGCCGTATCTCCTTATGGTCAGGGGGCTGAGGCCCTGGTGGAGGGTGTCTGGGCCTCCCGCTCCACCGTGCAGGCCATGCCGCAGTGGGGGAGGATAGAAGGCCTCAACAGCCTGCTGGCCGCCCCGGTGCCGGAACTGTCGGTCAAAGAAGTGCTGTCGCGCAACCTGCGCCGAACCATGGGGCCCATGGCGGTTTATGCCGCCTTGGCGGCCAGGGAGGCGGTGGCGCAGGCGGCATTGAGCGAAGAGTTTTTGGCCTCAGGCGAGGTTGGTGTTGCGGTGGGTTCCACCACCGGCAGCCCGTCCGCCTACGAGGATTTTTACCGGCGCTATCTGCCCGATGAGGCCATTGATGGGATCAAGTCGGGTGAATTTTTTAAAATCATGGGGCACAGTTGTGCCGCCAACATTTGCCTGACCCTGGGGATTCGCGGTGAGCAGTGGGCCCCGGTGAGCGCTTGTGCTTCGGCTTGTCAGGCCATCGGGCTGGGTTACCTGCTGGTGAAGAGCGGTCGCCAGCAGGCGGTACTGTGCGGCGGCGCCGACGAGGTTCACCCTTCGGTGACCGGGGTCTTTGATGTGGTGCGGGCGGCCTCGCAGAGCAATGCCGAGCCCGCCTCCGCCCCCCGCCCCTTTGACCGGGACCGGGACGGCGTGGTCTGTGGCGGCGGCAGCGGGATCCTGGTGCTGGAAAACTACCAGGCGGCCCGGGCCCGGGGAGCGGAAATCCTGGGGGAGATCACCGGTTTTGGCAATGTCAGCGACAGCGAACATATCGCCAACCCGCATGAAGACGCCATGGCCGGGGCCATGCGCAAGGCCCTGGCGGAAGCCGGGCTTGACGGGAGCCGGGTGGATTATGTCAATGCCCACGCCACCGGCACCCTGCAGGGTGATCGGGCCGAGGCCCGGGCCATCGGCATGGTGGTCGGCCCGGAGGCGGCGGTGAGTTCCTGCAAGGGGCACATCGGCCACACCCTGGGAGCGGCGGCGGCCCTGGAAAGTATCCTGGTGCTGGAGATGCTGCGCCGACAGGAAATTGTGCCCACCCTCAACCTGGCCAACCCCGACCCGGCCTGCGCGGTGGTGGATTTGATCGATAAATTGGAGAAAAGAAACTTGAAGACGGTACTGAAGAATAATTTTGCTCTTGGTGGCGTCAATTCAGCTCTGGTGATTGGGAGGTTTGAGTCATGA
- a CDS encoding phytoene desaturase family protein, translating to MIKGDQNTEVVVIGSGISGLTAAALLARKGREVTILERTARPGGALKRFKRQGVSFDVGFHYTGCLGEGEILAVLWDYLGVRSRLEIRPFPADGHDALHITGCARPVRAYFNYSRLAEELQRLFPAERAAITAYLEQVKQVCREVPFYNLDLPLSPFLRGFKERPQALAEYLRAITDNPQLQAALAAPVFLYGVPPEAAAFPVHATVAHGFYQGAYTIDGGGQAVVDAYLQVLDQAGARVLTGNRVVKVLVEHDRVAGVVTDREQVISCREVIFTGHPAAVPAMVPAALFRPIYLKRLQELQNTCSMHAVFAVPDGPEVPPPDWNNYYKLPAGLDIIAQSREQALRHRALMMTSPERRETGSLREPNRGIILLSPAFWREGKRFWASTPRNRPADYEAWKEEVTGEMLAATRQHWGDRYGSLRPLAVGTPLTFRDELAAPEGAAYGAQHSLLQHNPVARTRLPGFWLSGQSTLMTGVVGAALAGLVSAGEILEIEKTWEEVRQCR from the coding sequence TTGATCAAAGGTGATCAGAACACAGAGGTGGTGGTGATCGGCAGCGGCATCAGCGGCTTGACCGCCGCCGCCCTGCTGGCCCGAAAAGGGCGGGAGGTGACGATCCTGGAGCGCACCGCCCGGCCCGGTGGGGCCTTGAAACGCTTCAAACGGCAGGGCGTTTCCTTTGATGTCGGGTTCCATTACACCGGTTGCCTGGGAGAAGGCGAGATCCTTGCGGTGCTGTGGGATTATCTGGGGGTGCGCTCCAGGCTTGAAATCCGGCCGTTTCCGGCCGACGGCCACGATGCCTTGCACATCACCGGCTGTGCCCGGCCCGTTCGCGCATACTTTAATTACTCCCGGCTGGCCGAGGAACTGCAACGCCTTTTCCCCGCCGAGCGGGCGGCGATTACGGCTTACCTGGAGCAGGTGAAACAGGTTTGCCGGGAGGTGCCGTTTTATAATCTTGATTTGCCGTTGTCGCCTTTTCTGCGGGGGTTTAAAGAGCGGCCGCAAGCCTTGGCGGAGTACTTGCGCGCCATTACCGACAACCCGCAACTGCAGGCGGCGTTGGCGGCCCCGGTCTTTCTTTACGGCGTACCGCCGGAGGCGGCCGCTTTTCCGGTCCATGCCACCGTGGCCCATGGTTTTTACCAGGGGGCTTATACCATCGACGGCGGCGGCCAGGCGGTGGTGGATGCCTATTTGCAGGTGCTGGATCAGGCGGGAGCCCGGGTGTTGACCGGGAACCGGGTGGTTAAGGTGCTGGTGGAACATGACCGGGTGGCCGGGGTGGTCACCGACCGGGAGCAGGTGATCAGCTGCCGGGAGGTCATCTTTACCGGGCATCCGGCGGCGGTGCCGGCCATGGTGCCCGCCGCCCTGTTCCGGCCGATTTACCTGAAGAGATTGCAGGAGTTGCAGAACACCTGCTCCATGCATGCGGTCTTTGCCGTCCCGGACGGCCCCGAGGTACCGCCGCCGGACTGGAACAACTATTATAAGCTGCCCGCCGGACTGGACATTATTGCCCAGAGCCGGGAGCAAGCTTTGCGCCACCGGGCGCTGATGATGACCAGCCCGGAAAGACGGGAGACGGGAAGCTTGCGGGAACCCAACCGGGGGATTATATTGCTGAGCCCCGCATTTTGGCGCGAAGGTAAGCGGTTTTGGGCCAGTACTCCCCGCAATCGTCCGGCCGACTACGAAGCTTGGAAGGAAGAGGTGACCGGTGAGATGCTTGCCGCCACCCGGCAGCACTGGGGGGACAGGTACGGCTCCCTGCGCCCGTTGGCGGTGGGTACGCCGCTTACCTTCCGCGACGAGCTGGCGGCCCCCGAGGGTGCGGCTTACGGGGCCCAGCACTCTCTGTTGCAGCATAATCCGGTGGCCCGGACCAGGTTGCCGGGCTTTTGGCTGAGCGGCCAGAGTACCCTGATGACCGGGGTGGTGGGGGCGGCCCTGGCCGGCCTGGTCAGTGCCGGTGAGATCCTGGAAATTGAAAAGACGTGGGAAGAGGTCAGGCAGTGTCGCTAA
- a CDS encoding beta-ketoacyl-[acyl-carrier-protein] synthase family protein, with product MHGRPVKQRRVVVTGMGIVSCLGLSRREVQAALKAGTPGIALLPERKELGFQSGLSGVIDGFVPRYPLDRKYRSKLPEFGWWTWDALCQALEQAGVEAAELAGETRTGFLFGNDSSVVTGVEQCEMLKAAGETRGIGSGHIFRLLTSTVTLNLCTKLQLRGASWTVSGACASGAMAIGQAAELIAGGRQDRMLCGGGQEISWQSMCSFDAVGAFARREEAPHQASRPFDQGRDGLVPGGGAAMLLLEAEETARARGAEILAEICGYDFAADGYHISVPSGEGMERAMAGAIADAGLEPEQIDLVMAHATSTPVGDEKEAQALCRLFELDRGKPGPLVAATKALTGHEFWMAGASQVIYALLMSRAGFVGPHPNLVEPAPEAAKLRIPTATLAQSPRFILCNAAGFGGVNASLVVQAL from the coding sequence ATGCACGGGCGGCCGGTTAAACAACGGCGGGTGGTGGTGACCGGAATGGGGATTGTCTCCTGCCTGGGGTTGTCGCGCCGTGAGGTGCAGGCGGCCCTTAAGGCCGGCACCCCCGGGATTGCCCTGTTGCCGGAACGCAAGGAACTGGGTTTCCAGAGCGGCCTGAGCGGGGTGATTGACGGCTTTGTGCCGCGCTATCCCCTGGATCGCAAATATCGCAGCAAGCTGCCGGAATTTGGCTGGTGGACCTGGGACGCCCTGTGCCAGGCCCTGGAACAGGCCGGGGTGGAGGCGGCCGAGTTGGCCGGGGAGACCCGCACCGGCTTTCTCTTCGGCAATGACTCGTCGGTGGTCACCGGGGTTGAGCAGTGCGAGATGTTGAAGGCGGCCGGGGAGACCCGCGGGATCGGCAGCGGCCATATCTTTCGCCTGCTCACCAGCACTGTAACCTTGAACCTGTGCACCAAGCTGCAGTTGCGCGGCGCTTCCTGGACGGTAAGCGGTGCCTGTGCCAGCGGCGCGATGGCCATCGGTCAGGCCGCCGAGTTGATCGCCGGAGGGCGGCAGGACCGTATGCTTTGCGGCGGCGGGCAGGAGATTTCCTGGCAGTCCATGTGCAGCTTCGATGCGGTGGGCGCTTTTGCCCGGCGGGAAGAGGCCCCGCACCAGGCCTCCCGCCCCTTCGATCAGGGCCGGGACGGTCTGGTGCCCGGCGGAGGGGCGGCCATGCTGCTGCTGGAGGCCGAAGAGACGGCCCGGGCCCGGGGGGCGGAGATTCTGGCGGAAATCTGCGGTTATGATTTTGCCGCCGACGGCTATCATATTTCCGTTCCCAGCGGCGAGGGGATGGAACGGGCCATGGCCGGGGCCATTGCCGATGCCGGGCTGGAGCCGGAGCAAATTGACCTGGTGATGGCCCACGCCACCTCCACCCCGGTGGGCGATGAGAAGGAGGCCCAGGCCCTGTGCCGGCTTTTCGAGCTCGACCGGGGAAAACCGGGGCCGCTGGTGGCGGCGACCAAGGCCCTGACCGGGCACGAGTTCTGGATGGCCGGGGCCTCCCAGGTTATCTATGCCCTGTTGATGAGCCGGGCGGGCTTTGTCGGCCCGCATCCCAACCTGGTCGAGCCGGCCCCGGAGGCAGCCAAGCTGCGGATACCCACGGCAACGCTGGCCCAGTCGCCGCGCTTTATCCTGTGCAACGCGGCGGGGTTCGGCGGGGTTAACGCCAGCTTGGTGGTGCAGGCTTTATGA
- a CDS encoding B12-binding domain-containing radical SAM protein yields MAKHILLIHPLGYTADGSKTDIARLANLMPPLGLCSIAAYLDQQGCRTAIIDCFAHLDSDARIMAYIDEHRPDWIGLTCTTNGFLDAVRIVRMVKGARPEIKAVLGGVHVSAMKEKILQQYPEVDCAVVGEGELPLAQLLQGAPLASIEGLVFRTDSGVHFTGLQGRGVELDDLPLPAYEKLRGYPEAYQLPIFNYPTHPNASCLSSRGCPYSCSYCDRSVFRRSFKYNSADYVYRHMQHLRQRWGVRHLNFYDDQFTFHRGRVVELCRRLIEEPLNMTFNCAVRAEHVDPELLALMKKAGCWMISLGIETGDPDLLAQHRQNADLNLLAKVIHDIHRAGIRVKGLLMLGLPGETEESVRRSMRYVFSLPIDDFNLAKFTPFPGSPIYEKIHELGEFEEDYRKMDCMNFVFVTKGMTRQRLEELFLEFYRSHFMRPRVWLGYLAMLWQSPHSWWRFMGNLSSFLRFARSNQRIEG; encoded by the coding sequence ATGGCCAAGCACATTCTTCTGATTCACCCTCTGGGCTACACCGCCGATGGCAGCAAGACCGATATCGCGCGACTGGCCAACCTGATGCCGCCGCTGGGGCTGTGCAGTATCGCCGCCTACCTGGATCAGCAGGGTTGCCGTACCGCCATCATCGACTGTTTTGCCCATCTGGATTCCGATGCCCGTATTATGGCCTACATCGATGAGCATCGGCCGGATTGGATCGGCCTGACCTGCACCACCAACGGCTTTCTTGACGCGGTGCGGATCGTGCGCATGGTCAAGGGGGCCAGGCCGGAAATCAAGGCGGTGTTGGGCGGGGTTCACGTTTCGGCCATGAAAGAGAAGATCCTGCAGCAGTATCCGGAAGTTGATTGCGCCGTGGTGGGGGAGGGCGAGTTACCGCTGGCGCAACTGCTGCAGGGAGCCCCTTTGGCAAGTATCGAGGGGCTGGTTTTTCGCACCGACTCCGGGGTACATTTTACCGGCCTGCAGGGCCGGGGGGTGGAACTGGACGACCTGCCCCTGCCGGCCTACGAAAAGTTGCGTGGCTACCCCGAGGCATACCAATTGCCGATCTTCAACTACCCCACCCATCCCAACGCCAGTTGCCTGTCCAGCCGGGGCTGTCCCTACTCCTGCAGCTACTGCGACCGCTCGGTCTTCCGGCGCAGCTTTAAATACAACTCCGCCGACTATGTTTACCGGCACATGCAGCATCTGCGGCAGCGCTGGGGGGTTCGCCACCTTAATTTCTACGACGATCAGTTCACCTTCCACCGGGGCCGGGTGGTGGAGCTGTGCCGGCGCCTGATCGAAGAACCGCTTAACATGACCTTCAACTGCGCGGTCCGGGCCGAACATGTGGACCCGGAGCTGCTGGCCTTAATGAAAAAAGCCGGTTGCTGGATGATCAGCCTGGGTATTGAAACCGGCGATCCCGATCTGCTGGCCCAGCACCGGCAGAATGCCGATCTTAACCTGCTGGCCAAAGTGATCCACGATATTCACCGGGCCGGGATCAGGGTTAAAGGGCTGCTGATGCTGGGCCTGCCGGGAGAAACCGAGGAGAGTGTGCGACGCAGCATGCGCTATGTCTTTTCCTTGCCCATCGATGATTTCAACCTGGCCAAATTCACCCCTTTTCCCGGCTCCCCCATTTATGAAAAAATTCACGAACTGGGCGAGTTTGAGGAAGATTACCGGAAGATGGACTGCATGAATTTTGTTTTTGTGACCAAGGGGATGACCCGGCAACGGCTGGAGGAGCTCTTCCTGGAATTTTACCGCAGTCATTTCATGCGGCCCCGGGTGTGGCTGGGCTACCTGGCCATGCTTTGGCAATCCCCCCACAGCTGGTGGCGGTTTATGGGCAATCTCTCCAGTTTTCTGCGTTTTGCCCGCTCCAATCAGCGGATTGAAGGGTGA